The following coding sequences are from one Methanosarcina sp. WWM596 window:
- the tnpA gene encoding IS200/IS605 family transposase: protein MELRSFSHGYGQITYHIVLVPKYRYKIFYNKRVKKDCESIFHNICTEKGYKIHALEVVDNHVHLFLEFHPSTSLSEVVQYLKGGSSYRLFKLHPELRTRYWGGSLWSSGKFYRSVGNVTADTIKHYIKESQGKPKTEVQSYRLKSRQRKIDDF from the coding sequence TTGGAATTGCGCAGTTTTAGCCATGGCTATGGTCAGATTACCTACCACATCGTGTTGGTGCCTAAGTATCGATACAAGATATTCTACAATAAACGAGTTAAAAAGGATTGCGAGTCTATATTCCACAATATTTGCACAGAGAAAGGCTACAAAATCCATGCTCTGGAAGTTGTAGATAATCATGTTCACCTGTTCCTGGAATTCCACCCAAGCACCTCTCTATCAGAGGTGGTTCAATACTTGAAAGGAGGTAGTTCTTACAGATTGTTCAAGCTTCATCCTGAACTGAGAACACGATATTGGGGTGGAAGTCTATGGTCAAGTGGTAAATTCTATCGATCCGTTGGAAATGTAACCGCTGACACAATCAAGCACTACATTAAGGAGTCGCAGGGAAAACCGAAAACAGAGGTTCAATCATATAGATTAAAGTCTAGGCAACGGAAAATTGACGATTTCTAA
- the mfnA gene encoding tyrosine decarboxylase MfnA: protein MNKKGLSEREIFSYLENAKSEDTDYYRVLSSMCTHPHKIAVEVNRLFIEANLGDLGLFGGTHRLEQEVVRMLGELLHAPPIDVPSGDSFKSSVCGYLTTGGTESNIQAVRGMKNLVTAGKEGLKGTPNIVIPESAHFSFDKVADMMGIEVKRASLDSEFRVDMASVESHINANTIGLVGIAGNTEFGQVDPIAELSELALENELFLHVDAAFGGFVIPFLEKPQPFDFKVPGVTSIAIDPHKMGLSTIPSGAILFRSPSFLDSLKVNTPYLTTKSQFTLTGTRSGASAAATCAVMKYLGYEGYRKNVQYCMQLTTKLVSEARKIGFEPLLEPVMNVVALKVPEPDFVREQLLERFGWHVSITRTPRTLRLVLMPHNTPEGINIFLEDLKKVTAMI, encoded by the coding sequence ATGAATAAGAAGGGTCTTTCTGAAAGAGAGATATTTTCCTATCTGGAAAATGCAAAGTCAGAAGATACGGATTATTATCGGGTTTTAAGTTCAATGTGTACTCACCCTCATAAGATCGCGGTTGAGGTTAATAGGCTCTTTATTGAGGCTAACCTGGGAGACCTCGGGCTTTTTGGTGGAACTCACCGGCTTGAGCAAGAGGTTGTCAGGATGCTTGGTGAGCTTCTTCACGCCCCCCCAATTGATGTTCCATCCGGAGATTCATTTAAGAGTTCTGTTTGTGGCTACCTTACTACAGGAGGTACCGAATCCAATATTCAGGCTGTAAGAGGAATGAAAAATCTTGTTACCGCAGGAAAGGAAGGGTTGAAAGGAACTCCAAACATTGTAATTCCCGAGTCGGCTCATTTTTCTTTTGATAAAGTTGCCGACATGATGGGTATAGAGGTCAAAAGGGCTTCACTGGATTCGGAGTTCAGGGTAGACATGGCTTCTGTTGAAAGTCATATAAATGCAAACACCATAGGGCTCGTAGGGATAGCAGGGAATACTGAGTTTGGCCAGGTGGATCCTATTGCCGAACTCTCTGAACTAGCTCTTGAAAATGAGCTTTTCCTGCATGTTGATGCGGCTTTTGGAGGTTTCGTAATTCCTTTCCTAGAAAAACCCCAGCCTTTTGATTTCAAAGTGCCAGGAGTTACTTCCATTGCTATAGACCCCCACAAGATGGGCCTGTCCACAATCCCGTCAGGCGCCATACTTTTCAGATCCCCTTCTTTTCTGGACTCCCTTAAGGTAAACACTCCATATCTTACCACAAAATCCCAGTTCACACTTACAGGCACCAGGAGCGGAGCCTCAGCTGCCGCTACCTGTGCTGTTATGAAATATCTCGGCTATGAAGGTTACAGAAAGAACGTGCAATACTGCATGCAGCTTACCACAAAGCTAGTTTCAGAAGCTCGAAAAATCGGTTTTGAACCCCTGCTAGAACCTGTAATGAACGTAGTTGCTCTAAAAGTCCCAGAACCTGACTTTGTCAGAGAACAGCTTCTTGAAAGATTCGGCTGGCATGTCTCAATCACCCGCACTCCAAGAACCCTCCGTTTAGTCCTGATGCCGCATAATACTCCAGAAGGTATTAATATATTTTTGGAGGATCTTAAGAAAGTGACAGCAATGATTTAA